The following proteins are encoded in a genomic region of Dokdonia donghaensis DSW-1:
- a CDS encoding NAD(P)/FAD-dependent oxidoreductase encodes MTKFDILIVGGGAAGFFTAINLAEKTPQLKIAILERGKDVLTKVKISGGGRCNVTHAEFIPKELSKKYPRGEKELLGPFHTFMTGDTIAWFEERGVELKIEEDGRMFPVTDSSATIVDCFISLAKKHHIKVLTNHAVQDVGFDDAFAKAQTTTTFFVKTSKGVFTCDKLVMTTGSNPKMWKLLQKLGHTITNAVPSLFTFNIKDKRIEGLMGVAKDVTIKVLGTKQKSEGPLLITHWGMSGPAILKLSAWGARDLAAINYRFEIQVNWLQHYSQEEALEMLMELKIAHAKQSPHTYAQLDLPKRLWQSLLIAAGVQPVIKWAELTKTQLQSLSRELTQSRYKVDGKSTFKDEFVTAGGVNLKEVNFKTFESKKVNHLYLAGEVLNIDAITGGFNFQNAWTGGYLIAQAIDS; translated from the coding sequence ATGACTAAATTTGATATACTCATAGTGGGAGGCGGAGCGGCTGGTTTTTTTACAGCCATAAACCTTGCCGAAAAAACCCCGCAACTTAAGATTGCCATACTTGAGCGAGGTAAAGATGTTCTTACCAAGGTTAAAATTTCTGGCGGTGGGCGTTGTAATGTCACACACGCAGAATTTATACCTAAGGAGCTATCAAAAAAGTATCCAAGAGGTGAGAAGGAGTTACTAGGGCCATTTCATACGTTTATGACGGGAGATACTATAGCCTGGTTTGAAGAACGTGGCGTAGAGCTCAAGATAGAAGAAGATGGAAGAATGTTTCCCGTAACAGATTCTTCGGCCACTATTGTAGATTGTTTTATCTCTCTGGCAAAAAAGCATCACATTAAAGTGCTTACTAACCACGCAGTGCAAGATGTAGGTTTTGATGACGCTTTCGCGAAAGCGCAAACCACCACCACATTTTTTGTAAAAACCAGTAAGGGTGTGTTTACTTGCGATAAGCTAGTGATGACCACAGGTAGTAACCCTAAAATGTGGAAACTCCTCCAAAAACTAGGTCACACTATTACTAACGCTGTACCGTCACTATTTACTTTTAATATAAAGGATAAACGTATTGAGGGGCTAATGGGTGTTGCAAAAGATGTCACTATAAAAGTACTTGGCACAAAACAAAAGTCTGAAGGCCCATTACTTATTACACACTGGGGAATGAGTGGCCCGGCAATATTAAAGCTGTCTGCCTGGGGAGCGAGAGATCTTGCTGCTATAAATTATAGGTTTGAGATACAGGTAAACTGGCTACAGCATTACTCGCAAGAAGAGGCGCTAGAGATGCTTATGGAGCTCAAAATCGCTCACGCAAAGCAGTCGCCTCACACCTACGCACAGTTAGACTTGCCTAAGCGCCTATGGCAAAGTTTACTTATTGCAGCTGGTGTACAGCCCGTCATAAAGTGGGCAGAGCTTACAAAAACCCAACTTCAATCTCTTAGTAGAGAACTTACTCAATCCAGATACAAGGTAGATGGTAAGAGCACCTTTAAGGACGAGTTTGTGACAGCTGGAGGTGTAAATCTAAAAGAAGTAAACTTTAAAACTTTTGAGAGTAAAAAAGTAAATCATCTTTATCTCGCTGGAGAGGTACTCAATATAGATGCAATCACAGGTGGGTTTAATTTTCAAAATGCGTGGACGGGAGGCTATCTCATTGCTCAGGCTATAGATTCTTAA